One Gelria sp. Kuro-4 DNA segment encodes these proteins:
- the yqfC gene encoding sporulation protein YqfC, with translation MKRGVRLGRRLADLLEIPEDIVLDLPRVTLVGNLQLVMENHRGIVEYGPERVRLALAQGELVVSGSDLALVSLSEEEIIVEGQISRIEFA, from the coding sequence GTGAAGCGGGGCGTGCGCCTGGGACGGCGGCTGGCCGATTTACTTGAGATCCCGGAGGATATTGTCCTGGATTTGCCGCGGGTCACCCTGGTGGGCAACCTGCAGCTTGTCATGGAAAACCACCGCGGCATAGTTGAATACGGTCCCGAGCGGGTGCGCCTCGCCCTGGCCCAGGGGGAACTGGTGGTCTCAGGAAGCGACCTGGCCCTGGTGAGCCTTTCCGAGGAAGAGATCATCGTGGAAGGGCAAATCAGCCGGATTGAATTCGCGTAA
- a CDS encoding GatB/YqeY domain-containing protein, with translation MTLEERLLADMKEAMKAREAGKTRLAVIRMARAALKNAEIAKGHKLSDPEIIAVLAHEVKERQDSIPEFARGGREDLVAKLEEEIRILKAYLPAQLSEDEIRGLARETIAQVHALGPRDLGKVMGALMPKTKGRADGRLVNRIVRELLEQQ, from the coding sequence GTGACACTGGAAGAACGGCTGCTGGCGGACATGAAAGAGGCCATGAAAGCCCGTGAGGCGGGCAAGACCAGGCTGGCGGTAATCCGCATGGCACGCGCAGCGCTCAAGAACGCGGAGATCGCCAAGGGGCACAAGCTGAGCGACCCGGAGATTATCGCGGTTCTGGCCCACGAAGTCAAAGAACGCCAGGACAGCATACCCGAATTTGCCCGCGGCGGGCGGGAGGACCTGGTGGCCAAGCTGGAAGAGGAGATCCGCATCCTGAAGGCCTATTTACCGGCCCAGCTCAGCGAGGACGAGATCCGGGGCCTGGCGCGCGAGACCATCGCCCAGGTGCACGCTTTAGGTCCGCGCGACCTCGGGAAGGTGATGGGCGCCTTGATGCCTAAGACCAAGGGCCGGGCGGACGGGCGCCTGGTTAACCGGATTGTGCGCGAGCTTCTGGAACAACAGTAA
- a CDS encoding PhoH family protein — MGERKEKRITVASNEEALRLFGHCDENLRYLEGEFPVKLVPRGTEVIIIGEAASVEQAARALEQLAELAREGNAISREDVHLAVGLAKHRQGSLDPTQEETLLVTHRGKAVKPKTLGQKRYVEAIRRHDVVFGIGPAGTGKTYLAMAMAVRALKNREINRIVLTRPAVEAGEKLGFLPGDLQEKVDPYLRPLYDALYDFLGVETYQKYAERGIIEIAPLAYMRGRTLDDAFILLDEAQNTTPEQMKMFLTRLGFGSKAIITGDITQVDLPRGRFSGLEEVRFVLRDVAGIAFVYFSHQDVVRHELVQRIITAYEEYEKSQEGRAAGEEG; from the coding sequence TTGGGGGAAAGGAAGGAAAAACGGATAACGGTCGCCAGCAATGAAGAGGCGCTCCGGCTTTTCGGGCACTGCGACGAGAACCTGCGCTACCTGGAGGGCGAGTTTCCCGTTAAGCTGGTGCCGCGGGGAACGGAGGTCATCATCATCGGCGAGGCCGCCTCCGTGGAGCAGGCGGCCCGCGCCCTCGAACAGCTGGCGGAACTGGCCCGGGAAGGCAACGCCATCAGCCGCGAGGACGTGCATCTGGCGGTGGGGCTGGCGAAGCACCGCCAAGGCAGCTTGGACCCGACCCAGGAGGAGACTCTCCTGGTGACGCATAGGGGCAAAGCGGTCAAGCCCAAGACCCTGGGCCAAAAACGTTATGTGGAGGCCATCCGCCGCCACGATGTGGTCTTCGGCATCGGCCCGGCCGGCACCGGTAAAACCTACCTGGCCATGGCCATGGCGGTGCGGGCCCTTAAAAACCGGGAGATAAACCGGATTGTGCTCACGCGCCCGGCGGTGGAAGCCGGCGAAAAACTCGGGTTTCTTCCCGGCGACCTGCAGGAAAAGGTGGACCCGTACCTGCGGCCGCTGTACGACGCCCTGTACGACTTCCTGGGGGTGGAAACCTACCAGAAGTACGCGGAGCGGGGGATCATTGAGATTGCCCCGCTGGCTTACATGCGCGGGCGCACGCTGGATGATGCCTTTATCCTCCTCGACGAAGCGCAGAACACCACCCCGGAGCAGATGAAGATGTTTCTCACGCGCCTGGGTTTCGGCTCCAAGGCCATCATCACCGGCGACATCACCCAGGTGGATCTGCCGCGCGGGCGCTTTTCCGGCCTGGAGGAGGTGCGCTTTGTGCTCCGCGACGTCGCGGGGATTGCGTTTGTCTACTTCAGCCACCAGGATGTGGTGCGCCACGAGCTGGTGCAGCGCATCATCACCGCTTACGAGGAGTACGAAAAGAGCCAAGAAGGCAGGGCAGCGGGCGAGGAGGGGTAA
- a CDS encoding histidine triad nucleotide-binding protein gives MADCIFCKIAVKEIPADLIYEDENLVAFNDINPQAPVHFLVVPKKHIVNLLELGPADAGLLAQVHRVIVSLARKRGIADAGFRVVINTKENGGQTVPHLHFHVLGGRFMDWPPG, from the coding sequence ATGGCGGACTGCATATTCTGCAAGATAGCGGTGAAGGAGATTCCCGCGGACCTCATCTACGAAGACGAGAACCTGGTTGCCTTCAACGACATCAACCCCCAGGCTCCCGTGCACTTCCTGGTGGTGCCCAAGAAGCACATCGTCAACCTGCTGGAGCTGGGACCGGCCGACGCCGGCCTGCTGGCCCAGGTGCACCGGGTTATCGTCTCCCTCGCCCGGAAGCGGGGCATCGCCGACGCCGGTTTCCGCGTGGTGATAAACACCAAGGAAAACGGCGGCCAGACGGTGCCGCACCTGCACTTCCATGTCCTGGGCGGCCGCTTCATGGATTGGCCTCCAGGCTAA
- a CDS encoding NfeD family protein, producing the protein MMPALITLLFLTGIVLLAVEVLLIPGFGIAGVGGLAALAASLVWAASYGTWVFALLLGASAAAGLLFYLLLRRLGPRELRGLILFDRLGGKEGYLAGGDLSYLAGATGRALTPLRPAGTAELAGGRVAVVSQGDFIPAGAAVRVVQVQGQRVVVEEVRKIR; encoded by the coding sequence ATGATGCCGGCATTGATCACGCTCCTCTTTTTGACCGGAATCGTGCTCCTGGCTGTGGAGGTGCTCTTAATTCCGGGGTTTGGCATAGCCGGTGTGGGGGGGCTGGCGGCCCTGGCCGCCAGCCTGGTCTGGGCGGCTTCCTACGGCACCTGGGTCTTTGCGCTCTTGCTGGGCGCGTCGGCCGCGGCCGGGTTGCTCTTTTACCTTTTGCTCCGGCGCCTCGGCCCGCGGGAGCTGCGGGGCCTTATTCTCTTTGACCGCCTGGGCGGCAAAGAAGGCTACCTGGCGGGCGGGGACCTGTCGTACCTGGCGGGCGCCACGGGCCGGGCCCTCACCCCGCTGCGGCCCGCGGGTACGGCGGAGCTGGCCGGCGGGCGGGTGGCGGTGGTGAGCCAGGGAGATTTCATACCGGCGGGCGCCGCCGTGCGCGTGGTGCAGGTGCAAGGGCAGCGGGTCGTGGTGGAAGAAGTTAGAAAAATACGGTAA
- the floA gene encoding flotillin-like protein FloA (flotillin-like protein involved in membrane lipid rafts), with protein MLIGFPLLVITFLLIVLFSFIPVGLWISALAAGVRVGIISLVGMRLRRVPPSRIVHPLIKATKAGIDLSSNQLEAHYLAGGNVDRVVDALIAAHRAGIPLSFERAAAIDLAGRNVLEAVQMSVNPKVIETPVVAAVAKDGIELKAKARVTVRANIERLVGGAGEATVIARVGEGIVTTIGSAASHKEVLENPDSISQTVLEKGLDAGTAFEILSIDVADVDVGRNIGAQLQTDQAEADKRIAQAKAEERRAMAIAREQEMRAMVQEMRARVVEAEAEIPKAMAQALREGKLGVMDYYNLKNIGADTDMREAISRLAPQGPKSTDPVKGE; from the coding sequence TTGCTGATTGGTTTTCCTTTGCTGGTCATCACCTTCCTGCTGATCGTTCTCTTTTCTTTTATCCCGGTAGGCCTCTGGATTTCGGCCTTGGCGGCGGGGGTACGCGTGGGGATCATCAGCCTGGTGGGAATGCGGCTCAGGCGGGTGCCGCCGAGCCGGATTGTCCACCCGCTGATCAAGGCCACGAAGGCCGGCATCGATCTTTCGAGCAACCAGCTCGAGGCGCACTACCTGGCCGGCGGCAACGTGGACCGGGTGGTGGACGCGCTCATCGCCGCGCACCGGGCGGGCATCCCCCTGTCCTTTGAGCGGGCGGCGGCCATCGACCTGGCCGGCCGCAATGTGCTGGAAGCTGTGCAGATGAGCGTCAACCCGAAGGTCATTGAGACGCCCGTGGTGGCGGCGGTGGCCAAGGACGGCATCGAGCTTAAAGCCAAGGCCCGCGTTACCGTGCGGGCCAACATCGAGCGCCTGGTGGGCGGCGCGGGGGAGGCCACGGTGATCGCCCGGGTGGGCGAGGGCATCGTCACCACCATCGGCAGCGCCGCATCGCACAAAGAGGTGCTGGAGAACCCCGACAGCATCTCGCAGACGGTGCTGGAGAAGGGCCTTGATGCCGGGACGGCCTTTGAGATCCTCTCCATCGACGTGGCCGACGTGGACGTGGGCCGTAACATCGGCGCGCAGCTGCAGACCGACCAGGCGGAGGCCGACAAGCGCATCGCCCAGGCCAAGGCGGAGGAGCGGCGGGCCATGGCCATTGCCCGCGAGCAGGAGATGCGAGCCATGGTGCAGGAGATGCGGGCGCGCGTGGTCGAGGCGGAGGCGGAGATCCCGAAGGCTATGGCCCAGGCCCTGCGGGAGGGTAAGCTGGGCGTCATGGACTACTACAACTTAAAAAACATCGGCGCCGATACCGACATGCGTGAGGCCATCTCCCGCTTGGCGCCGCAAGGGCCCAAAAGCACCGACCCGGTTAAAGGAGAATGA
- the yqfD gene encoding sporulation protein YqfD, giving the protein MFVLRIWFFLQGQVLVRVEGEDDERLLNLAVSRGIYLWDVHWREGRLYFRVGSRGFLRLRPLVRACGLRLHILCKGGLPFVLRRLRRRQALLIGGAFFLLALYAWAGCLWAVEIKGSRNPAQAERLAELLVEKGVNRGVLKERIDLAGIEHEVLARFPDLAWARAYFTGTKFRLEVVPKLLPPPAEGPGHLVAKRSGVVLDVFVLTGTARTEKGATVRAGDVLISGEQGGRPVAARGRVRARVWYEAYREGRPEEVRLVRTGHTAQARLVRALNREYLLAGPAAAPFERYEVETRVKSAFSWRNLRVPVEIIERTYHELKEERRLLTAEESARRLGAQALADLKRNLAEGAEVVKVEEKVLSAPEDNLTRVRVRIETVEDIAERVPYYPLPREGGPSIGGKEGKTDNGRQQ; this is encoded by the coding sequence GTGTTTGTCCTGCGCATCTGGTTCTTTTTGCAGGGACAGGTGCTGGTGCGGGTGGAGGGAGAGGACGATGAGCGCCTGCTCAACCTGGCGGTAAGCCGGGGGATCTACCTTTGGGACGTGCACTGGCGCGAGGGCCGGCTTTATTTCCGGGTGGGCAGCCGGGGCTTTTTGCGGCTGCGCCCGCTGGTGCGGGCCTGCGGGCTGAGACTGCACATCCTCTGCAAGGGGGGCCTGCCCTTTGTACTGCGGCGGCTGCGCCGGCGCCAGGCGCTCCTCATCGGCGGGGCCTTTTTTCTTTTGGCGCTTTATGCCTGGGCCGGCTGCCTCTGGGCGGTGGAGATCAAGGGCAGCCGCAACCCTGCTCAGGCTGAGCGGCTGGCTGAGCTCCTGGTGGAGAAGGGGGTGAACCGCGGCGTCCTCAAGGAGCGGATCGACCTGGCGGGTATCGAGCACGAGGTGCTGGCCCGCTTTCCCGACCTGGCCTGGGCGCGCGCTTATTTCACCGGCACCAAGTTCAGGCTGGAAGTGGTGCCCAAGCTCCTGCCGCCGCCGGCCGAAGGCCCCGGCCACCTGGTGGCCAAAAGGAGTGGGGTGGTGCTGGATGTCTTCGTCCTTACTGGAACCGCCCGCACGGAAAAAGGCGCCACTGTACGGGCCGGCGACGTACTCATCAGCGGCGAGCAGGGTGGCCGGCCTGTCGCGGCCCGGGGGCGGGTCCGGGCGCGCGTGTGGTATGAGGCCTACCGCGAGGGCCGCCCGGAGGAGGTGCGCCTTGTGCGCACCGGGCACACGGCCCAGGCGCGCCTGGTGCGCGCCTTGAACCGGGAGTACCTTCTGGCCGGGCCGGCGGCGGCGCCCTTTGAACGCTATGAGGTGGAAACGCGTGTTAAAAGCGCGTTCAGTTGGAGGAATCTCCGGGTACCTGTCGAAATTATAGAAAGGACGTACCACGAGCTCAAGGAGGAAAGGCGGCTGCTCACGGCGGAGGAAAGTGCCCGGCGGCTGGGGGCGCAGGCGCTCGCAGACCTGAAGCGCAACCTTGCAGAGGGCGCGGAGGTCGTCAAGGTGGAAGAAAAGGTTCTCTCGGCGCCGGAGGATAATCTTACCCGCGTGCGGGTGAGAATAGAAACAGTGGAAGACATTGCTGAACGGGTACCCTATTACCCCCTGCCACGCGAAGGAGGGCCAAGTATTGGGGGAAAGGAAGGAAAAACGGATAACGGTCGCCAGCAATGA
- the rpsU gene encoding 30S ribosomal protein S21 — MPEIRIGKNESLDSALRRFKRQCQRSGVLSEIRKREHYEKPSVKRKKKSEAARKRRFR; from the coding sequence GTGCCTGAGATCAGAATCGGGAAGAACGAGTCCCTCGACAGTGCACTGCGCAGGTTTAAGCGGCAGTGCCAGCGGTCAGGGGTTTTGTCCGAGATCCGCAAGCGCGAACACTATGAGAAACCCAGCGTCAAGCGGAAGAAAAAGTCGGAAGCGGCGCGCAAGCGTAGGTTCCGCTAA